A stretch of the Streptomyces ortus genome encodes the following:
- a CDS encoding RICIN domain-containing protein, translating into MVIFGDGSAAIDGEAVPMVPGEPLDVAILDMLHGYARSRNTPVTGAITDPAADYVAVVEVAPDGSSRLLEQIDGDAGSAERVGAPAEFAAPVEFAEPDEPVVHAQHSEPVAFPDTEREARTESPGAGPRVTPGKKTQVQSDDEYERPGLLHRPLVVGGVAASVAVLVIASLVALGTGSSGAEEQDQVAGPVNGTSEPPVISELPTESPSDISSRTVPASPSPSPSKSKPKPKKAPPASVTTKSAPTKPKKAKKSASHLKMPTDPVAFQNEKWRFCVDLFGWGKGKPGTKIWDDHSCTTSPSDNQLWKLEPVRGKSTDGSGLYLIRNAKDSLCMDLPGEGGAEVSARLVERECVPTEKDNQLWWFDKRSNGTYWIRNQKSGDMCMDVSRTSAGPANARISVSACGDSPAVQWRILKG; encoded by the coding sequence GTGGTCATCTTCGGCGACGGCTCCGCCGCCATCGACGGCGAGGCGGTGCCGATGGTGCCGGGCGAGCCCCTCGATGTCGCGATCCTCGACATGCTGCACGGATACGCGCGCAGCCGGAACACCCCCGTGACAGGAGCCATCACCGATCCGGCCGCCGACTACGTGGCGGTCGTCGAGGTCGCTCCGGACGGCTCCAGCAGGCTGCTGGAGCAGATCGACGGGGACGCGGGTTCGGCGGAGAGGGTGGGCGCGCCCGCCGAATTCGCCGCACCCGTCGAGTTCGCCGAACCTGATGAACCCGTCGTGCACGCTCAGCACTCCGAGCCGGTGGCCTTCCCGGACACCGAGCGCGAAGCGCGCACGGAATCCCCAGGTGCGGGGCCACGCGTCACGCCCGGGAAGAAGACGCAGGTTCAGTCGGACGACGAGTACGAACGGCCCGGGTTGTTGCACCGGCCCCTGGTCGTGGGAGGCGTAGCCGCCAGTGTGGCCGTACTCGTCATCGCTTCGTTGGTGGCATTGGGCACGGGATCGAGTGGTGCCGAGGAGCAGGATCAGGTAGCGGGACCGGTCAACGGGACAAGCGAACCTCCGGTGATTTCCGAGCTGCCGACCGAGTCTCCCTCCGACATATCGTCGCGCACTGTGCCGGCGTCGCCTTCCCCCTCTCCGTCGAAGTCGAAGCCGAAGCCGAAGAAGGCGCCACCGGCTTCCGTCACGACGAAGAGTGCGCCCACGAAGCCGAAAAAGGCCAAGAAGTCCGCGAGCCACCTCAAGATGCCCACCGACCCGGTGGCGTTCCAGAACGAGAAGTGGCGCTTTTGCGTCGACCTTTTCGGCTGGGGCAAGGGAAAGCCGGGAACCAAGATCTGGGATGACCACAGCTGCACCACGTCCCCCAGTGACAACCAGTTGTGGAAACTGGAGCCGGTCAGGGGAAAGAGCACCGACGGTTCCGGCCTGTACCTGATCCGTAACGCCAAGGACAGTCTCTGCATGGACCTGCCGGGCGAGGGCGGCGCCGAGGTGTCGGCGCGGTTGGTCGAGCGTGAATGCGTACCGACCGAGAAGGACAATCAACTCTGGTGGTTCGACAAGCGCTCCAACGGAACGTACTGGATTCGCAACCAGAAGAGTGGCGACATGTGTATGGACGTGTCACGAACGAGTGCGGGGCCCGCCAACGCCAGAATCTCCGTCTCCGCGTGCGGTGACAGCCCAGCCGTTCAGTGGCGGATCCTGAAAGGCTGA
- a CDS encoding DUF4913 domain-containing protein, which translates to MEGPEYARNLRQLTLWTHHVLLPVYGREITSAAPWCSRWWEHQEAIAQLHGLWLAWADLTGPGSPMNGPANWHRDYLSPVMQSLRDPEGPFAGCKPGSHRSKDQPPVDVLDPFGPPPAPTRR; encoded by the coding sequence ATGGAGGGGCCCGAGTACGCAAGGAATCTGCGCCAGCTGACCCTGTGGACCCACCATGTCCTGCTGCCGGTCTACGGCCGGGAGATCACCTCTGCCGCCCCTTGGTGCTCCCGCTGGTGGGAACACCAAGAAGCGATCGCCCAGTTGCACGGCTTGTGGCTCGCCTGGGCGGACCTGACCGGTCCGGGCTCGCCCATGAACGGGCCCGCCAACTGGCACCGGGACTACCTGAGTCCGGTCATGCAGTCACTGCGGGACCCGGAGGGCCCCTTCGCCGGCTGCAAACCTGGCAGCCACCGGTCGAAGGACCAGCCACCGGTCGACGTTCTCGACCCGTTCGGCCCGCCTCCCGCGCCGACCCGGCGGTAG
- a CDS encoding glycosyl hydrolase, protein MRVRPLVSYRSFRPFLFALLLVVVVSAVTSVASWGTSDKRPVRVSGAAAVGGAEHTVTLRNNSAYRIWVGATVNADGSPPLTGLPMLHPGKSATITIPERSGAGHWRGKFFARQGCKGKSGSTFHCTVADCGPYADRCSTGEQPASLAEFNFDPADAAAPWYNVSYVNAVTTSITITPDGVPPPKDGGACASVGCPTDLLSVCPPEYLSHSKVTGRPLVCTNPNRDAKTAYSEALTKKCPSAYAWSKHDAEEGNQVVRQCSKCKGFTVSFYGSKAPKKSALQPTTKVVPKAKSTLRPKSKQVSAGAAGKGVGLNPTAGATKALVDSGAKWYHNWASSSGKLRRPAGVEYVPTIWGPQSVTSAELGNAAKEGKNLLGFNEPDMPSQANMTPEQALDLWPKLQQTGLNLGAPAVATDADKAGGWLDRFMKGASDRGLRVDFIPVHWYGSDFSYKATYQLAAYLERIHKRYKKPIWLTEYALIDFSKGTPRYPSEQEQTAFIKTSTETLNEMDYVDRYAWFALSTQTSPTGLYNGTSPNASGNTFRSAG, encoded by the coding sequence ATGCGTGTGAGACCACTCGTGTCATATCGATCATTTCGGCCGTTCCTGTTCGCCCTTCTGCTGGTCGTCGTTGTGTCAGCGGTGACCTCGGTGGCGTCCTGGGGTACCTCCGACAAACGCCCGGTCCGTGTTTCCGGGGCAGCGGCAGTCGGCGGCGCGGAACATACCGTCACTCTGCGAAACAATTCGGCCTACCGCATCTGGGTCGGCGCCACGGTCAACGCCGACGGTTCGCCCCCGCTCACCGGACTGCCCATGCTGCATCCGGGCAAGTCCGCCACCATCACCATCCCCGAGCGTTCCGGCGCCGGGCACTGGCGCGGCAAGTTCTTCGCCCGCCAGGGCTGCAAGGGAAAGTCCGGCAGCACGTTCCACTGCACCGTGGCCGACTGCGGGCCGTACGCCGACCGTTGCTCGACCGGGGAACAGCCTGCCAGCCTCGCCGAGTTCAACTTCGACCCGGCTGACGCGGCGGCCCCCTGGTACAACGTCAGCTACGTGAACGCCGTCACGACCTCCATCACCATCACTCCAGACGGGGTGCCTCCACCGAAGGACGGCGGTGCGTGCGCCTCGGTGGGCTGCCCCACCGATCTGCTGTCGGTCTGCCCGCCCGAGTACTTGTCGCACAGCAAGGTGACAGGCAGGCCGCTGGTCTGCACCAACCCGAACCGGGATGCGAAGACCGCCTACAGCGAAGCACTCACAAAGAAGTGCCCTTCTGCCTACGCGTGGTCCAAGCACGACGCCGAGGAGGGCAACCAGGTCGTCCGCCAGTGCAGCAAGTGCAAGGGATTCACCGTCTCGTTCTACGGGTCCAAGGCTCCCAAGAAGTCCGCTCTGCAGCCCACCACCAAGGTGGTGCCGAAGGCCAAGTCCACGCTCAGGCCCAAATCCAAGCAGGTCTCCGCAGGTGCGGCCGGCAAGGGTGTAGGACTCAACCCGACCGCCGGCGCCACCAAGGCACTGGTCGACTCCGGCGCGAAGTGGTACCACAACTGGGCCTCCTCCAGCGGCAAGCTCCGCAGGCCGGCGGGTGTCGAGTACGTCCCGACGATCTGGGGCCCCCAATCGGTGACGAGCGCCGAATTGGGCAATGCGGCCAAGGAGGGGAAGAACCTCCTGGGCTTCAACGAGCCCGACATGCCCAGCCAAGCCAACATGACTCCCGAGCAGGCCCTGGATCTGTGGCCGAAGCTGCAGCAGACCGGCCTGAACCTGGGAGCCCCGGCGGTCGCCACCGACGCCGACAAGGCCGGCGGCTGGCTGGACCGCTTCATGAAGGGAGCCTCGGACCGCGGCCTGCGCGTCGACTTCATCCCCGTGCACTGGTACGGCTCCGACTTCAGTTACAAAGCCACCTACCAGCTGGCCGCCTACCTGGAGCGGATCCACAAGCGCTACAAGAAGCCGATCTGGCTCACCGAGTACGCCCTCATCGACTTCAGCAAGGGCACTCCTCGCTACCCGAGCGAGCAGGAACAGACCGCGTTCATCAAGACGTCGACGGAGACGCTGAACGAGATGGACTACGTGGACCGCTACGCGTGGTTCGCCCTTTCGACCCAGACGAGCCCGACCGGTCTCTACAACGGCACCAGTCCGAACGCCAGCGGTAACACCTTCCGCAGCGCGGGATGA
- a CDS encoding amidohydrolase family protein, with protein sequence MASLTHDEPARSVMPVAKALRIDHVTVVDPRDGSSRRDMSVLVRDGKIASVTASAKAEATAEVKVIDGADRFAVPGYNNMHTHVLQEKQRSRLFMAAMLAEGTTGMRQMAGSDDLLSYRRERRLPLGADTPGLHAMPGALLMPFNAPSVSRARSEISRQKDLGADFIKLIQVEREVFFDAVGWAHANGLRVAGHLPPTVNPYEASEAGFDCLEHLGTNTNIWIETSSDRGALRARGDTPGALPNWLGYVPFSQRIFSSGIVTKATAKRLLNPALMNSEETVAILRAALDSFDEDAAVKLAETFARNSTWQTPTLVRLRTQYLADAPEYENHPWLKMVSAEEREAFQESRRKFVDLPAETRSTYHRYYATTLKMIKMMHEAGVPLMTGTDGPSAVPGQDLHAEFQEMAAAGLTPLDVLRSTTTTPASFLGRSKSMGAVAVGMDADFLLLDADPLKSVDNMTKISALVRAGHFTASQDISATVDRLLSEAEG encoded by the coding sequence GTGGCAAGCCTGACGCACGACGAACCCGCACGCTCCGTGATGCCCGTGGCCAAGGCGCTGCGGATCGACCACGTCACCGTCGTCGATCCGCGGGACGGCAGCAGCCGGCGCGACATGTCCGTGCTGGTGCGCGACGGAAAGATCGCATCCGTGACGGCGTCCGCGAAGGCCGAGGCCACGGCCGAGGTCAAGGTGATCGACGGTGCGGACCGTTTCGCGGTTCCCGGCTACAACAACATGCACACCCACGTCCTGCAGGAGAAGCAGCGGTCGAGACTGTTCATGGCGGCGATGCTGGCCGAGGGAACGACGGGCATGCGCCAGATGGCGGGCTCCGACGACCTCCTGTCGTACCGGCGAGAACGGCGTCTCCCGCTGGGCGCGGACACGCCCGGGTTGCACGCCATGCCCGGCGCTCTGCTGATGCCGTTCAACGCGCCCTCCGTGAGCAGGGCCCGGAGCGAGATCAGCCGGCAGAAGGACCTCGGCGCGGACTTCATCAAGCTCATCCAGGTGGAACGGGAGGTGTTCTTCGACGCTGTCGGCTGGGCGCATGCCAACGGACTGAGGGTCGCGGGCCACCTCCCGCCGACGGTGAACCCGTACGAGGCGTCCGAAGCCGGATTCGACTGCCTGGAGCACCTGGGCACGAACACCAACATCTGGATCGAGACGTCCAGCGACCGCGGCGCTCTGCGCGCCAGAGGGGACACCCCCGGCGCCCTGCCCAACTGGCTCGGATACGTGCCCTTTTCTCAGCGGATCTTCTCAAGCGGCATCGTCACCAAAGCGACCGCGAAGAGACTCCTGAATCCCGCGCTCATGAACTCCGAGGAGACTGTCGCGATTCTCCGGGCCGCGCTCGACTCCTTCGACGAGGACGCGGCCGTCAAGTTGGCGGAGACCTTCGCGAGGAACAGCACCTGGCAGACCCCTACGCTCGTACGGCTGCGCACGCAGTACTTGGCGGACGCTCCCGAGTACGAGAACCACCCCTGGCTGAAGATGGTGTCCGCGGAGGAACGCGAAGCCTTTCAGGAGTCCCGGAGGAAGTTCGTCGACCTGCCTGCTGAGACGCGCTCCACCTACCACCGGTACTACGCCACGACCCTCAAGATGATCAAGATGATGCATGAGGCCGGCGTTCCCCTCATGACGGGCACCGATGGTCCGAGCGCGGTTCCGGGACAGGATCTGCATGCCGAGTTCCAGGAGATGGCCGCGGCCGGGCTGACCCCTTTGGACGTCCTGCGTTCGACGACCACCACGCCCGCGTCGTTCCTCGGACGGTCCAAAAGCATGGGTGCGGTGGCCGTCGGCATGGACGCCGATTTCCTCCTGCTCGATGCCGACCCCCTCAAGAGCGTGGACAACATGACGAAGATCAGCGCCCTCGTACGGGCGGGTCATTTCACCGCGTCGCAAGATATTTCCGCCACCGTCGACCGCCTGCTGTCCGAAGCGGAGGGATGA
- a CDS encoding sulfatase-like hydrolase/transferase, which translates to MSRRTFGRTVGAGAATVAGGAALTAGTAATAAASAAKATAPEERPFKAEKGRNSGRPNILFILGDDMGWSDLSCYGARHIDTPNLDRLAAQGVRFTEGYAGSATCSPTRLSLYTGRYPQRIPAGLEEPIEDTDPVGLEPTHPTLASLLSDAGYTTSMIGKWHCGELPDYAPTKSGWDEFFGNFGGSLEYYSKLTTLGEYGLYEGETEYKDLRYYTQVLSERAGEFITRKHAEPWLLNLNFTSAHWPWIAEGDKEESARLEKLLREVPPEQKTAVMAHLDGGSLDTYAKMVEGLDRAVGDVLRALDKSGQAKNTVVIFSSDNGGERYSHSWPFFGAKHTLQEGGIRVPTLLRWPARVGDHQVSHVPVCTPDWTATLLDVAGARPDRNTPLDGVSLAGHLLEGEDAPRRDLFWRLRGERALRRGKWKYHYAETAKLAPFSGKDVLFDLEADPSENANKAGQEPELLAELKAAWGEIDSGLLPYPSGTRTPKAES; encoded by the coding sequence ATGTCCCGCCGTACGTTCGGCAGGACCGTCGGTGCGGGTGCCGCGACGGTGGCCGGCGGAGCCGCGCTCACCGCGGGCACGGCGGCGACCGCGGCGGCTTCCGCCGCAAAGGCGACAGCCCCCGAGGAGCGCCCTTTCAAGGCTGAGAAAGGCCGGAATTCCGGGCGCCCGAACATTCTCTTCATCCTGGGCGACGACATGGGATGGAGTGACCTTTCGTGCTACGGCGCACGCCACATCGACACTCCGAACCTCGACCGTCTCGCCGCCCAGGGGGTTCGTTTCACCGAGGGGTACGCGGGCTCCGCGACCTGCTCCCCGACGCGCCTCAGCCTGTATACGGGACGCTATCCGCAGCGCATTCCGGCCGGTCTGGAAGAGCCCATAGAGGACACCGACCCCGTCGGTCTGGAACCCACTCATCCGACGCTGGCGTCCCTGCTCAGTGATGCCGGGTACACCACGTCGATGATCGGCAAGTGGCACTGCGGTGAGCTTCCCGACTACGCACCGACCAAGTCGGGATGGGACGAGTTCTTCGGCAACTTCGGCGGCTCGCTGGAGTACTACTCCAAGCTCACCACGCTCGGGGAGTACGGCTTGTACGAGGGCGAGACCGAGTACAAGGACCTGCGTTACTACACGCAGGTTCTTTCCGAGCGCGCCGGCGAGTTCATCACCCGCAAACACGCCGAACCCTGGCTGCTTAACCTCAACTTCACCTCGGCGCACTGGCCGTGGATCGCCGAGGGCGACAAGGAGGAGTCGGCTCGTCTGGAGAAGCTCCTGCGCGAGGTCCCGCCGGAGCAGAAGACGGCTGTCATGGCCCACCTGGACGGCGGCTCCCTCGACACGTACGCGAAAATGGTGGAGGGCCTGGACCGGGCGGTCGGTGACGTACTCCGCGCGCTCGACAAGTCCGGACAGGCCAAGAACACCGTCGTGATCTTCTCCAGCGACAACGGCGGTGAGCGTTACTCCCACAGCTGGCCGTTCTTCGGCGCCAAGCACACGCTGCAGGAAGGCGGTATCCGGGTACCCACCCTGCTGCGTTGGCCCGCACGCGTGGGCGATCACCAGGTCAGCCACGTACCGGTGTGCACGCCCGACTGGACGGCCACCCTGCTGGACGTGGCCGGAGCGCGCCCGGACAGGAACACTCCGCTGGACGGTGTCAGCCTCGCCGGACACCTGCTGGAGGGCGAGGACGCCCCGCGGAGAGACCTCTTCTGGCGGCTGCGGGGAGAACGGGCGCTGCGACGCGGCAAGTGGAAGTACCACTACGCCGAAACCGCGAAGCTCGCGCCGTTCAGCGGGAAGGACGTGCTGTTCGACCTGGAGGCGGACCCGAGCGAGAACGCCAACAAGGCCGGCCAGGAACCGGAACTGCTGGCGGAGCTCAAGGCCGCCTGGGGAGAGATCGACTCAGGACTCCTCCCGTATCCGTCGGGGACACGCACGCCGAAAGCTGAGTCATGA
- a CDS encoding MMPL family transporter yields MASLLHRWGLITVDRRRLVVALWLLVVSVIAVLGVRFAGDFETGSTIPGSAAEKSLATMDEHFGASDQQTADIVFEASSGDSFQDRDQAEALQRSLAAVRSVPGVDSVSDPARTGAVSPDGRTALARVEFSVASDEEVPASVLEALEDTTAGSRAAGMEVTFGGDAFEEAKAPVSPMEAIGLLVALGVLVITFGSLLSAGMPLITALISVVTSMTGLIGFASVFSISSKAPSLALMLGLAVGIDYALFVVSRHRQELARGSSVRQAVARATATAGSAVTFAALTVIIALIGLAVADVPTLTSMGVSAAGAVAVAALTSLGLLPALLATAGERLRPGPGSRVARLMEQAERPGSEAEGKPPLGTRWVALVARRPWRALVVVTLALAALALPVTQLQLALTDHGSEPASTEVRQSYDKVSDAFGPGANGPLIVLVTDTERAALKETAGRAAAELRGVDGIARAMPVEYSPDGAAARIQVIPDTGPRDPRTADLVSGIEDAVEPLAEKSGSEVSVTGQTAVSIEVSEKLSASLLPFALVVVGLSVLLLMAAFRSIAIPVKATLGFLLSVAASLGVVVAVFQWGWLAGPLGIPTTGPVFSFVPIIVMAVLFGLAMDYEVFLVSAMREDYLRTRDPRAAIIGGARHSARVVTAAAVIMIAVFAGFLLSHDPAIMPIALGLTVGVLIDAFAVRMTLMVAVMSVLGHRAWRIPAWLDRWLPDLDVEGAALGETAHVREPAAVRTPEGAGVEEGSTA; encoded by the coding sequence ATGGCTTCGCTCCTCCATCGCTGGGGGTTGATCACGGTCGACCGCCGGCGCCTCGTGGTGGCCCTGTGGCTGCTCGTCGTGTCCGTGATCGCCGTCCTGGGCGTCAGATTCGCCGGTGACTTCGAGACCGGGTCCACGATCCCCGGGTCCGCCGCGGAGAAATCCCTGGCCACGATGGACGAGCACTTCGGCGCCAGTGATCAGCAGACGGCCGACATCGTCTTCGAGGCCTCTTCCGGCGACTCCTTCCAGGACCGGGACCAGGCGGAAGCACTGCAGCGTTCACTGGCGGCCGTGCGTTCGGTGCCCGGCGTCGATTCCGTGAGCGACCCCGCCCGCACGGGAGCGGTGTCCCCCGACGGACGGACGGCCCTGGCCCGCGTCGAGTTCTCCGTGGCGAGCGACGAGGAGGTACCGGCCTCCGTACTGGAAGCCCTTGAGGACACCACCGCGGGCAGCCGGGCCGCCGGGATGGAGGTGACGTTCGGAGGAGACGCGTTCGAGGAGGCGAAAGCGCCGGTCAGCCCCATGGAGGCGATCGGCCTCCTGGTCGCCCTCGGGGTTCTGGTCATCACCTTCGGCTCGCTGCTCTCGGCCGGGATGCCGTTGATCACCGCGCTGATCTCCGTGGTGACGAGCATGACCGGGTTGATCGGATTCGCCTCGGTGTTCAGCATCTCCAGCAAGGCTCCGTCCCTGGCGCTCATGCTGGGGCTGGCCGTGGGAATCGACTACGCCTTGTTCGTCGTCTCCCGGCACCGCCAGGAACTCGCCCGCGGAAGCAGTGTGCGTCAGGCCGTCGCCCGGGCCACGGCGACGGCCGGAAGTGCCGTCACCTTCGCCGCCCTCACCGTGATCATCGCCCTGATCGGCCTCGCGGTCGCCGACGTACCCACGCTCACCTCCATGGGAGTGAGTGCCGCGGGCGCCGTCGCCGTCGCCGCGCTCACCTCGCTCGGTCTGCTGCCCGCCCTGCTGGCGACAGCGGGTGAGCGACTGCGCCCCGGCCCCGGCTCCCGCGTCGCACGTCTGATGGAGCAGGCGGAGCGTCCTGGCAGCGAGGCGGAAGGCAAACCGCCGCTGGGCACCCGCTGGGTCGCGCTGGTGGCCCGGCGTCCCTGGCGCGCCCTCGTCGTCGTCACCCTCGCCCTGGCCGCCCTCGCACTGCCGGTCACACAACTCCAGCTCGCCCTCACCGACCACGGCAGCGAACCGGCCTCGACCGAGGTCCGCCAGAGCTACGACAAGGTCAGCGACGCTTTCGGCCCGGGAGCCAACGGCCCCCTGATCGTCCTGGTGACCGACACCGAACGCGCCGCCCTCAAGGAAACGGCGGGCCGGGCAGCAGCGGAACTGCGGGGCGTGGACGGTATCGCCCGCGCCATGCCCGTGGAGTACTCCCCGGACGGAGCCGCGGCCCGTATCCAGGTGATTCCGGACACCGGACCGCGCGACCCGCGGACCGCCGACCTCGTGTCCGGGATCGAGGACGCCGTGGAGCCACTGGCGGAGAAGAGCGGCAGCGAGGTGTCCGTCACGGGCCAGACGGCCGTCAGCATCGAGGTGTCGGAGAAGCTCAGCGCCTCCCTGCTGCCGTTCGCTCTCGTCGTGGTCGGGCTGTCCGTCCTGCTGCTGATGGCGGCGTTCCGGTCGATCGCCATCCCGGTCAAGGCGACCTTGGGGTTCCTCCTGTCCGTGGCCGCCTCCCTCGGTGTGGTGGTCGCCGTCTTCCAGTGGGGATGGCTCGCCGGCCCCCTCGGGATCCCCACGACCGGGCCGGTCTTCAGCTTCGTACCCATCATCGTGATGGCCGTCCTGTTCGGCCTGGCCATGGACTACGAAGTCTTCCTGGTCTCGGCCATGCGGGAGGACTACCTGCGCACCCGCGACCCGCGGGCGGCGATCATCGGCGGCGCACGGCACTCGGCCCGCGTGGTCACGGCAGCCGCCGTGATCATGATCGCGGTCTTCGCCGGCTTCCTCCTGTCCCACGATCCGGCCATCATGCCCATCGCCCTGGGGCTCACCGTCGGTGTGCTGATCGACGCCTTCGCCGTGCGAATGACGCTGATGGTGGCGGTAATGTCGGTCTTGGGCCACCGTGCTTGGCGCATCCCGGCCTGGTTGGACCGGTGGCTGCCCGACCTCGACGTGGAAGGGGCCGCACTGGGCGAGACCGCCCACGTGCGGGAACCGGCAGCGGTCCGCACCCCTGAGGGCGCCGGCGTGGAGGAAGGCAGCACGGCATGA
- a CDS encoding response regulator transcription factor, with the protein MTDPDTVLVVEDDASIRDLLASALGFVGFDVRLADDVPQALTSLERETPDAIVLDVGLPGGSGFDVLHLLRSRGLSVPVMFLTARDAIEDRVRGFHLGGDDYVVKPFSVVEVGARLQALIRRSRGSAGWSQGDGVLRYAGLELDDKRHTVHRDGDAIDLSPTEFRLLRYLLSHAEHVMTRSQILEAVWQYDFGGDYGVIERFVSNLRRKVDQGRVPLIHTVRGVGYSLREPSA; encoded by the coding sequence ATGACAGATCCGGATACGGTACTCGTCGTCGAGGACGACGCGAGCATTCGCGACCTGCTGGCCTCGGCTCTCGGCTTCGTCGGCTTCGACGTGCGGCTCGCCGACGACGTCCCCCAGGCCCTCACCAGCCTGGAGCGGGAAACCCCCGACGCCATCGTGCTCGACGTCGGACTGCCGGGCGGCAGCGGCTTCGACGTGCTGCACCTGTTGCGCTCGCGGGGGCTCAGCGTCCCCGTCATGTTCCTCACGGCGAGGGACGCCATCGAGGACCGTGTCCGGGGCTTCCACCTCGGGGGTGACGACTATGTCGTCAAACCCTTCAGCGTCGTCGAGGTCGGAGCGCGCCTGCAGGCGCTCATCCGGCGGTCACGGGGCAGCGCCGGATGGAGCCAGGGCGACGGCGTCCTGCGCTACGCCGGACTGGAGCTGGACGACAAACGCCACACCGTCCACCGTGACGGCGACGCGATCGACCTGTCGCCCACCGAGTTCCGCCTGCTGCGCTACCTGCTTTCCCACGCCGAGCACGTCATGACACGCTCTCAGATCCTGGAAGCGGTCTGGCAGTACGACTTCGGCGGGGACTACGGCGTGATCGAGCGCTTCGTCTCCAACCTGCGGCGCAAGGTCGACCAGGGGCGCGTGCCGCTGATCCACACGGTGCGCGGCGTCGGCTACAGCCTGCGTGAGCCCTCCGCGTGA
- a CDS encoding sensor histidine kinase produces the protein MPRIRLRRLATIRARILTGVLLLLIVGLVGNSVASVFTLRSHLDERAESTLRDARDRIHRRLAEAPADIDGAQLATLAAPSIGVMVIDSEGHVTQQIAFGVPEPVNTVTAERPDQVLHITDHPGVPDLIALRIPTPGLTITVADRKIEASAIVLALRTDLDRVTVTDFISRQASIVGTTLVLAAVLGLAVLKYGLRPLGRMADAADALASGAREERLPVRGGHSETDRLAAAVNNAFDVQARAESNIRSFAADASHELRTPLATISGWLDLYHQGVLRDPAALDRAMERVDAEAGRMRALVEELSLLARLDAGRPLSSDRLDLSALAADVVDDARVVAPDRSITLDVPPSVQVVGDGPRLQQVLHNVVGNAIQHTAPGAPVRVSVTMTSDEALVSVSDAGPGMPAADLARVFDRFWRADASRNQAQGGSGLGLPIVQAVIHAHRGTVGIDSDPAAGTTVTVRLPRGPRAAPARQKSKQVPD, from the coding sequence ATGCCCCGTATCCGCCTCCGCCGTCTTGCCACGATCCGGGCCCGGATCCTGACCGGAGTGCTGCTGCTGCTGATCGTGGGCCTGGTGGGCAACTCGGTCGCCAGCGTCTTCACCCTGCGCAGCCACTTGGACGAGCGTGCGGAATCGACGTTGCGCGACGCCAGGGACCGCATCCACCGTCGTCTCGCGGAGGCTCCCGCAGACATCGACGGAGCCCAGTTGGCCACCCTTGCCGCGCCGTCGATCGGGGTCATGGTCATCGACTCCGAAGGGCACGTGACGCAGCAGATCGCCTTCGGCGTCCCCGAACCGGTCAACACCGTGACGGCGGAACGGCCTGACCAGGTACTGCACATCACCGATCATCCGGGCGTACCCGATCTGATCGCCCTGCGTATCCCGACGCCCGGCCTGACCATCACGGTCGCGGACCGAAAGATCGAGGCGTCGGCCATCGTGCTCGCGCTGCGCACGGATCTCGACCGGGTCACCGTCACCGACTTCATCTCCCGCCAGGCCAGCATCGTGGGCACGACTCTGGTCCTTGCCGCGGTCCTCGGCCTGGCGGTGCTGAAGTACGGCCTCCGGCCGCTGGGGCGCATGGCCGACGCCGCCGACGCGCTCGCTTCGGGAGCCAGGGAGGAGCGCCTGCCCGTCCGGGGCGGCCACAGCGAGACCGATCGCCTCGCCGCCGCGGTCAACAACGCCTTCGACGTCCAAGCTCGCGCGGAGAGCAATATCCGCTCCTTCGCGGCCGACGCGTCCCACGAACTACGCACCCCCCTGGCAACCATCTCGGGCTGGCTCGACCTCTACCACCAGGGCGTCCTCCGCGACCCCGCCGCCCTGGACCGCGCCATGGAACGCGTCGACGCCGAGGCCGGCCGTATGCGAGCACTCGTCGAGGAACTCTCCCTTCTCGCGCGTCTCGACGCCGGTCGCCCCCTCTCCTCCGACCGCCTCGACCTGTCCGCCCTGGCCGCCGACGTGGTGGACGACGCCCGGGTGGTCGCACCCGATCGATCCATCACCCTTGACGTTCCACCGTCGGTTCAGGTCGTGGGAGACGGCCCCAGGCTTCAACAGGTGCTCCACAACGTCGTGGGCAACGCCATTCAGCACACCGCTCCCGGCGCCCCTGTCCGGGTGAGTGTGACCATGACGTCGGACGAAGCGCTCGTGTCCGTCAGTGACGCCGGGCCGGGCATGCCCGCGGCGGACCTCGCGCGGGTGTTCGACCGCTTCTGGCGTGCCGACGCGAGCCGCAACCAGGCCCAGGGAGGTTCGGGCCTCGGGCTTCCCATCGTGCAAGCGGTGATCCACGCCCACCGCGGAACCGTCGGCATCGACTCCGACCCCGCCGCCGGAACCACCGTCACGGTCCGGCTGCCCAGAGGGCCGAGGGCGGCTCCGGCGAGACAGAAGTCCAAGCAAGTACCTGATTAG